From Sphaerochaeta sp., a single genomic window includes:
- a CDS encoding HDIG domain-containing protein: MKSFPLPEEVKEFGKVFQEHGHHLYVVGGSIRDALLGVPNHDYDFTTDAIPQEVQRLFRRVIPTGIEHGTVTVLFHGQKYEVTTFRTEGAYLDMRHPSSVTFVPDLAEDLSRRDFTINAFAADCISGQIIDLYHGREDLKDGVIRAIGEPRKRFQEDALRILRALRFAAKLDFTIEPETFKAMGELKENLSHVSEERIHDELTKMLCSPHPAKGLALADQSGVLDVLLPDLANGRGIQQNGQHHDTVLAHCIHTCQIAADHGYSQYVREAALLHDIGKCRTVEYHPDGNTYHRHDLVGAEITRTILRNLKASNEEVDTVSHLVSQHMFTYTPEWSDAAVRRFIVRVGKDHLDDLFRLRICDVIATMTDQGEAENQTIQLAAYRSIQSLEQRIQSILEQGDALSLKDLKINGNDVMALGVPKGPGVKEMLEYLLSCVMEDPAQNERDRLIALASAHLEASNEATSKPS, from the coding sequence ATGAAATCGTTTCCGTTACCTGAAGAAGTCAAGGAATTCGGAAAGGTGTTCCAGGAACACGGACACCATCTGTACGTCGTCGGAGGTTCGATCCGCGACGCGCTTCTTGGCGTGCCAAACCATGATTATGATTTCACCACCGACGCAATACCCCAGGAGGTGCAGCGCCTGTTCCGCCGGGTGATCCCCACCGGAATCGAACATGGCACGGTCACCGTGTTGTTCCATGGCCAGAAGTACGAGGTGACCACGTTCCGGACGGAAGGCGCCTACCTGGATATGCGCCACCCCTCCTCCGTCACGTTCGTCCCGGATCTTGCCGAAGACCTCTCCCGCAGGGACTTCACCATCAACGCGTTTGCCGCGGACTGCATCAGCGGCCAGATCATCGACCTGTACCATGGCAGGGAAGACCTGAAGGACGGGGTGATCAGGGCCATCGGGGAACCGCGCAAACGGTTCCAGGAAGACGCCTTGAGAATCCTTCGCGCCCTTCGCTTCGCGGCGAAACTTGATTTCACCATTGAGCCGGAAACCTTCAAGGCGATGGGGGAACTGAAGGAAAACCTCTCCCACGTCTCAGAGGAACGGATCCATGACGAATTGACCAAGATGCTATGCAGCCCTCACCCCGCCAAAGGGCTTGCCCTGGCCGACCAGAGCGGTGTCCTGGATGTCCTGCTTCCTGACCTGGCAAATGGGCGGGGCATCCAGCAGAACGGACAGCACCACGACACCGTGCTTGCACATTGCATCCATACCTGCCAGATCGCCGCGGACCATGGCTACAGCCAGTATGTCCGGGAAGCGGCGCTGCTGCACGACATCGGCAAATGCAGGACGGTGGAATACCATCCGGACGGCAATACCTATCACCGTCATGATCTGGTCGGCGCCGAGATCACCCGTACCATTCTGAGAAACCTCAAAGCATCCAACGAAGAGGTGGATACCGTCTCCCACCTGGTTTCCCAGCACATGTTCACCTACACTCCCGAGTGGAGTGACGCTGCCGTCCGGCGCTTCATCGTCCGGGTGGGCAAAGACCACCTTGACGACCTGTTCCGTCTCCGTATCTGTGACGTCATCGCCACGATGACCGACCAGGGGGAAGCGGAAAACCAGACGATCCAGCTTGCCGCCTACCGTTCCATCCAGAGCCTGGAACAACGAATCCAATCCATTCTGGAACAAGGGGACGCACTCTCACTGAAAGACCTGAAGATCAACGGCAACGACGTGATGGCCCTTGGTGTTCCCAAAGGGCCTGGTGTCAAAGAGATGCTGGAATATCTGCTTTCCTGTGTGATGGAAGATCCCGCCCAGAACGAGCGGGATCGGCTCATCGCTCTGGCGTCAGCTCACTTGGAAGCTTCGAACGAAGCGACATCCAAGCCATCGTAA